From the Mahella australiensis 50-1 BON genome, the window TCGGGTGCCATGGACCGAACCATGTCTGCCGTAAGCACGCCAGGCGATGATACACCTATGAATACGTCTGCACCTTTTATGATATCAGCAAGATTCCCTTTTTTATTATCCAAATTAGTTATAGTTGCCATTTGCCGTTTTATGTCATTAAGTCCTTCTCTTCCTTCATATATAGCACCCTGCCTGTCGCAGAGTACTACGTCCTTTAGGCCCATTTTCATAAGCAGCTTGGCTATGGCTACGCCGGCTGCTCCCGCACCGTTAATGACCACGCTCAGATCTTCCATAACCTTGCCTGTCAACTTCAGGGCATTTATCATAGCCGCCAGCACAACTACTGCGGTGCCATGTTGATCATCGTGGAATACCGGTATATCCAGTTCGGCCTTTAGGCGATCCTCTATTTCAAAGCACCTAGGAGCTGATATATCTTCAAGATTTATGCCTCCAAATCCAGGAGATATGAGTTTTACAGTTTTCACTATCTCTTCCACATCCTTGGTAGCAAGGCATATAGGAAATGCATCAACATTGCCAAATGTTTTAAATAATACAGCTTTGCCCTCCATAACAGGAAGTCCAGCTTCAGGGCCGATATCACCCAAACCCAGCACAGCAGTGCCGTCAGTTACAACCGCTATAGTATTACCTTTGACTGTATACTTGTAGACATCATCGCGGTTCTCATGTATCTTGTTGCACGGTTCCGCTACTCCCGGCGTATATGCAAGACTTAAGTCGTAAGCGGATTCCACTTTTGCCTTGGGTGCTATCTCAAGTTTCCCCTTAAGCTCTTCATGTAGTTTTAATGCTTCTTCTTGAATATTCATATATACATGCTCCTCGCATAATAGCTTTATAAATATATTTGTATACAAAAATAACCCCTGATAAAATCAGAGGTTATTTATTATATTATATGGTGGAGATAAGGGGAGTCGAACCCCTGACCTCTTGAATGCCATTCAAGCGCTCTCCCAACTGAGCTATACCCCCACGTATAACTTTCAGCACCTCTTTCTGCTGACAAAGGATATTATACAGGTTACAAGCGACACTGTCAATACCCCCTTAGATAAAAATTTTAGCGCAAAGTTATAATGCGTGATCATTCAGGCGCTGCTTATATAAGCGAAGGTAACGATTAGCCTGGAAGATAACTGAATAATCATCACAATACATCTTTTATATATAACTCATAGTGTTCCCGCAAATCTACAAAACTGCCGTTCTCAAGCTCTATAAGCGGTCTAGTAGGCAATGCTTTATCCAAATATACGACCCTGCCAATTTCACCATTACTTAACTCCACATTATCGCCAACAAACAAATCGATTATGTGAGAAATAAATGTCCTGACTATGTCTAGATCCAATTTGCCTATACAATTCCACTGCAGTACATCTATTACATAATAAGGCGAGTAATGATCTTTATATGGGCGTTGGCTTATCATAGCATCATATGTATCCATAACAGCCACTATCTTTGCCACAAGCGGTATTTTAGGAGCATTTAGGCCAAATGGATAGCCGCTGCCGTCCTCCCTTTCATGATGAAATAACACGCCATAATATATATTTTTATCAAATTTGCCAGACTTCGACATTATATCGTATCCGTATAATGGATGATTCTTCATCACGGCAAATTCCTTTTGAGTAAGTTTATCTGGCTTATTAAGTATATCTAACGGAATTTTAGCTTTGCCTATATCATGCATAAAACCAGCATAGACTAGATGGAGTAGACTCCTATCAGAAGCTTTAAGCCACCTTCCCATAAGTCCACACAAAATAGCCACATCCACACAGTGCTTGTATGTATATTCGCTTTCGGTCCTTAGCTCCTGTAAGCCACGTACAATGTCAGTACAGTTATTTATCTTATCCACTATTTCCTCAACCACATTCATAGTAGATGCTATATCTACTCTGCCGTTATGCCGTACATTGTCCATAGTATTTTTGATTACATTATGAGCATTATCATATACCTCTTTTAACACATCCTGACTTGCGGACTCTTGAGGTAAATTTGCATCGGATGATAATACATATACGCCCTTTATATCCAACATCTGTAATCTTTTTATCATACGTTGAGTAATCTCGGTATCCTTTGGTATTAACACCGCACCGAACTCCAATGATACATCTTCATTCAAAATCATCCCCGGCCTTAAATCTTCTGTCTTTACAAATATCCTATGCAAACTTTCTGTACTCACGGCAACCTCCGACGAATTATATCTTTATAAATATAATATCGGCACTTGTAGACAGAAACTAGATAGGGCCTAGGAACTACACAGTTCCAAAGCCCTATCTATGCAAATCATTATTTACCGGTTTCATATGCCACTATGATCGCTCTGGCTATATCACGCATAGGCATGCCCTTGTCCATGCTCTGTTTCTGCATTTTACGAAAGGCTTCTTTTTCTGATAAATTGAGCACTTCCATCAATATTCCCTTTGCCCTTTCGACGTCCTTCCTGGCTTCAAGATCGTCCTTTAATTTAGCAACCTCTTGCTCTAGCCTTGATATGCGGCGATAAGATATAGCCACCAATTGCATGGCTTGCAGCAATGCCAATTTGGTAAACGGCTTATTTATATAGGCGAAATCCCATTGACCGCAATGTATATCAATGAAAGTGCTTTGGGATATAGGTGCCATAACGAGAGCCGGTGCTATATGATCCTCCTCGGATATTTTAGCCACTTCAAGACCTCCTGTAACTGGGAGATCAAAGTCTACCAATACTAAGTCAGGATGAATCATACGTACCTTGCGTATAGCACTTGGTCCATCGGTTGCACAATCTATAATATGGTACTCGCTATCAGCCAAATACCGTTTTATCTTCTCTAGTTCCTGGGGTTCGTGTTCGGCTACAAATATATCCTTTCCATCCATCAAACGGCCTCCACCCCCAAATCTTTCTTTGTAAAGTCATTAAAACTGGCTTATATACCGATCTATTTCCCATTGCGATATTTTAGTTCTATACTCATCCCATTCCAACATCTTGGCTTCTACATATTTGGTATATATATGCTCGCCTAGGGTTTCGCGAATAAGCGGATCTTTATCCATTTCTTTGAGCGCTTCATCCAGGCTACCCGGCAAGCTGTCTATGCCGCGCTCTACTCTCGCGCCATCGTTCATATGGAATATGTTTTCATCAACTGAGGCCGGTGGTTGAATCTTGTTCTTTATGCCATCAAGGCCAGCTTTTAACATAACAGCCAATGCCAGATATGGATTGGCTGTAGGATCCGGATTGCGCAATTCCACTCTGGTAGCCGCTCCGCGTTTTGCTGGTACACGTATCAGCGGACTGCGGTTTTTGGGCGACCACGCTATATATACAGGTGCTTCATAACCGGGTACAAGCCTCTTATAAGAATTCACGGTCGGATTGGTAATAGCCGCCATAGCCTTGGCATGCTTCATAAGGCCGCCTATATAATAATATGCTTCCTGGCTAAGCCCTAATGGGCCACTAGGATCGTCAAAGGCATTTTTGCCCTCTTTAGATAACGATTGATTGGTGTGCATACCCGAGCCATTTATACCAAATACCGGCTTGGGCATAAATGTGGCATGCAATCCATGGCGCTTAGCGATAGTGCGCACAACCATCTTAAATGTCATGACTTTATCCGCCGTAGATAAGGCGTCATCATACTTAAAATCAATTTCATGCTGCCCTGGTGCTACTTCGTGATGAGATGCTTCGATCTCGAAGCCCATTTGCTGCAACGTCAGGCACATATCGCGCCGCGCATCTTCTCCTAAATCCACAGGAGCTAGATCAAAGTAACCGGCATTATCATGGGTAACAGTAGTCGGCTTGCCTTCGGCATCAGTCAAAAATAAGAAAAATTCACATTCAGGTCCCACTGACATACCATAGCCCATTTGAGCTGCTTCATCGAGTGCTTTTTTCAGCACATTCCTTGGACAACCTTGAAATGGCGTGCCATCTGGGTTGTACACGTCGCATATCAATCGGGCTACCTTCCCTTCATTAGGTCTCCATGGAAATATAGCGAAACTTGAAGGATCCGGTCTAAGATACATATCGGACTCTTCAATGCGGACGAAACCCTCTATAGAGGAACCGTCAAACATTATTTCGTTATTGAGAGCCTTATCCAGCTCATTGACCGTTATGGCCACATTCTTCAATACACCGAATATATCAGTGAATTGAAGGCGTATAAACATAACGTCTTGTTCCACGGCTATTCGCATTACATCTTCCTTCGAATACTTTGGCATAATATGCACTCTCCTCATTTTATATTTTGGGGTAATATAAGAAAAAGGCGCCTTAACCACTTGATGTTAAGAACGCCATTGTTCTAAAATTATTTTCGCCTTGATCCCATAATAAAATGACATGGGCTCTGGCTGATCTCATTATAACAGATACACCATACAAACGCAACAGAAAATTTTTTACCCCATATATAGGCTCATGAATAAAGCTTGCCGTACGGTCGTTTGCCAAATGGCACTAGTTTTGTAAACGTACCATTCAAAATATCTTCGGCATCGTAGTCGAAATATTCCGCAAACTGCTCTATATACATGCGCAACACCTTTTGGTCTTTATCATCTATGGATTGCATATCGGCTTCCTTGCCCAACCGATATTTGTCCACTTCACCTCTTATATATATCACACCGCCATGCATACCGGTACCACAATAATTGCCTACTACGGACTCATCGGCTTGTAATCCAATGCCCAGCAATATGAGTATGCCTCCTGCCATGTATTCGCCGAAGAAATCGCCTGCTTTGCCACCGACTACTATAGCGGGTATCTTGTCCTCGTATTCCTTCATGTGTATTCCCACACGGTATCCCACATCATCGCGTACGAATATTGTACCGCCGCGCATGGCGTATCCTATGGTATCCCCTGCATGACCATTTATTACAACCTTGCCTGCGTTCATGGTATTGCCTACGGCGTCTTGTGTATTGCCCTTTACAACGATCATAGGGCCATCCATAAAGGCCGCCATATCATTGCCGGGTATACCCTCCACCGTTATGGTCAGGTTACCGCGCATGCCGTCGCCTATATATCGCTGGCCTCGCACATTTAGCACCCTTATATCATCTTCGCCTGAGGCAGCAGCTTGTTTGAGCAAAGCGTTCAGTTGCTGATAATGCATAGCGTTGGCGTCTATAACCTTCATTTGCGTTTCACCCCCAGCAGCTTTTCCTTCCTATAGCTTTTTGGCATATAGACAAAGCCAAAGTCTTCATCCAAAAGTTTATTCTTGAAAGCCGTTACATCGATTTTATCTTTTATAAGGCCTGTCAATATCCCCGCTCGATCGATGTCGGTTAATCGTATAAATCCTACCAATCGATTATCCTTAAATACTGCTTTCTTGTAAACCTTTTTATCGGGCTGTATTACCGATGCCACTTCATAATCATCGCCAGTCGGCTTTATAATGCCGGCTGTTATCATCGGCAAACCGAAGAAAGCTATGGAATTCCTTGCAAAGCCGCCGTCGAATGCGACGTCATCGCCGGCCATATTGCGCCCCGCTACTTCACCCTGTATATATGCATTGGGCCATATAGGCGTCACGCGCTGGTCCTCATAAACGATGTCATAGGCTTCGGCTACATCGCCTGCCGCATATACATCGTTTATATCGGAGCACATATGATCATCGACTTTTATACCTCGATTTATGCTTATGTCGGTATTTGCCACCACATCGGTATTCGGGCGCACACCTATAGCCGTTATTATCATATCGCACTCGATGCTGTCACCGTTTTTCAATATCACCCCCGACGCTCGATCATCGCCTATAACCTCTGTTACGGTGTTGTTCAATATAATGTTTATGCCATGTTCTTCTAATACTTCCTGCACCATAGCCGCAGCCTGCTCATCCAATATAGTGCTCAGTATCCGGTCGGCCAATTCTACCACCGTCACGCTGACGCCACATTTTACCAAACCCTCAGCCGCCTTAAGTCCTATGAGGCCACCGCCTATGACCACAGCCTTTTTACCCGGCTTGGCAATCGCTTTCAATTGCTCGGCATCATCGCGCTTTATAAAAGTATATACACCTTTTTTGTCACTGCCCTTCGTAGGCGGTACAAAAGGCTTGCCGCCCGTAGCTATGAGCAACCTATCATATGTTACCGTTTTGCCATCGGATAGTAGCACCTGTTTTCCGGCTGTATCTATAGAAACCGCCTTCACGCCAAGGAGCAGCGATACATCATTATCCTCATAGAAACCGGCATCTCTATATGCCATTTTCTTGTCATCGACTGTTCCAGCCAACAGATACGATATCAATGGCCTGGAATAGGCGTAATATGGTTCTTCCGATATAACGGTTATATTGCCGGCATCATCTACCTGTCTTATGCCCTCCACAGCACCTACCGCGGCTGCTGAGTTACCTATTATAACGTATTCCACGACGTCTCACCCCCTATTCACATATATGAGCGCTTCGTTCGGACAATGCGATACGCAGGCCGGCTGCGGCAACTCCGGACATAGATCGCATTTTGAAACCACTTTATCTCCATTCTCATTGCGCTTTATAGCGCCATAAGGACAGGCCATAATGCAGGTCCAGCAACCCACGCATTTATCGGTATTACATGCCACGGCCCCGCGCTCATCCCTATGCATAGCACCCGTTATGCATGATTTTATACATGCGGCATCATCACAATGCCGACACTGCAAGCCAAATGATACGGGTTTTGCTTCTTCTACCAGTATACCGGGCAGAGGGCGTGGGTTTTCCACCTTAAAAGCCCAGATGATGTCCTTTGATTGTGAATGGGCTACTATACAATTTATTTCGCATAAGCGACAGCCCACACAGTATTCTTCTAAAGCATATACGCGTTTCATATTATCTATCCTCACTCTCCAGCGGCCTTTATACCCAGTATATCCAGCTCCTTTTGGGTTAGTCCAACGCCTCTTAACATCTCGCGGTTGCCGCGCAGGCTTTCTATGGAATTTATACCCATGCCTCCCAGCATCTCCTTTATCTCATGCTCCCACGCCGTTATAAGGTTAACCAGGCGGCGCGCCCCTATATTGGGATTCAGCCTCTTAACCAATTGCGGGTCCTGCGTTGCTATCCCCCAGTTGCATTTGCCGGTATTGCATTTCTGGCACATATGACATCCTATGGCTATCAAGGCTGATGTAGCTATATAAACCGCATCCGCTCCCAATGCTATAGCCTTTATTATATCGGCGCTGTTGCGCATGCTGCCGGCAGCCACCACCGATACCTGATGGCGTATACCTTCTTCTTTAAGCCTGGTATCCACTGCTGCTATGGCCATCTCTATCGGAATACCGACATTATCGCGTATGCGCAGCGGCGCTGCCCCTGTACCTCCGCGAAAACCATCTATGGCTATAATATCAGCACCGGCACGAGCTATACCTGACGCTATGGCCGCAACGTTATGCACAGCCGCTATCTTAACGCTTATCGGCTTTGTATAATTCGTAGCCTCTTTAAGCGCATATATGAGCTGGCGCAGGTCTTCTATCGAATATATATCATGATGCGGTGCCGGGGATATGGCGTCGCTACCCTCCGGTATCATACGCGTAGCCGATACCTCCGCGCCTACCTTCTCGCCGGGCAAATGCCCTCCAATGCCAGGCTTTGCACCTTGCCCTATTTTTATTTCCAATGCCGCAGCAGTATTCAAATAATCGGCATGGACACCGAATCTACCGGATGCCACCTGAGCTATGGTATTCTTGCCGTAACGGTACAGACTGCTGTGGAGGCCGCCTTCACCAGTATTATAATATATACCGAGCTCAGTGGCCGCACGGGCCAATGCCTCACAAGCATTTAAGCTTATGGAACCGAAGGACATAGCAGAAAACATGATAGGTACCTTGAGTATTAACTGCGGCGTAAGCTTAGTCATAAGCTTACCGTCTTGGTCAAACTCCAACCTATCGGGTTTGCGTCCCAGATATGTTTTGAGTTCCATAGGCTCGCGCAATGGGTCTATAGAAGGATTAGTAACCTGACTGGCATTGAGCACTATTTTATCCCAGTATATTGGATATCCTTGAGGATTACCCATACTGGTCAACATTACAGTACCGCTCTCAGCCTGTTTCTGCACTTCTGTGATAGCCTTTTTGGTCCAATTAGCATTGGCTTTGAATTCCTGTGGATTCGGTATTATAGTTAGCGCATGCGTCGGGCAAAAAGTGACGCAACGCTGGCAATCTACGCACTTAGCATCATCGGCTTTTACTTTACCGTCTTTTTCATCTAGATAATGCACTTCATTAGCGCACTGTCTAACGCATACCTGGCATTGTATGCATCTATTTTCATCACGTACCACCAAAAATTCCGGTAAAACGTAGCTTATCATACTTTCACCCCCTCTAACACACCTATAACCGGCTCTCCTGCTCTAGGTGCCCATATCCTGTCCGGATTAGCACATATCTCTACGATGGCCGATTCCTCACTGGATACATATAGCACATCGCCTTTTTCAGCAGCTACAAGCGGCCTCAACTTTATCCTATCGTTTAGAGCAAGCATAACATTGTTAAAAGCCACTATGATGGAAAACGGCCCGTTCATCATAGCCTTGCCATATACCGCTCTTAAAGCGGTATAAAACGCTTTATTTCCATCAGGCATACGCTCTATCTCATCCCACATAGGCGGGGCCATGATCTTGCACGCTGTCTCCAAAGGCATACCCTGCCGGCGCACAAACAGATCCAAAAGATAGGCCACCACTTCAGTATCGGTCTGCATAGTACATTCATAGCCGAATTCATTGAGGTAATGGCGGTTTGCACCATAAGAAGACAGCTCGCCGTTATGAACCACCGAGAGATCGAGCAGTGTAAACGGATGTGCGCCACCCCACCAACCTGGCGTATTGGTAGGAAAACGGCCATGTGCTGTCCACATATACCCTTCGTAGTTATACAACTGATAAAATTCGCCTATGTCTTCAGGATAGCCCACACCCTTAAATGCGCCCATATTCTTGCCGCTGGATACCACAAAAGCACCGTCTATCCTTTTATTAAGATTGATAACGCATTGAGCCACAAATTCGTCTGATGAAAGCCCTGAAGAAGTCAGCTTTTCCTCTTTGGGTAGTGCAAAATAACGCCATATTATAGGCTCGTTGTTTATCGAACTCACCTTTGTGTTAGGTATGGGCCCTGCTTCGGCGATATTGAAATGCTCGTTCAAAAAGCGCTCACTGGTCTCCCTTGCCTGTTCATCATCATAAAACATATGGAAAGCATAATGATCCTTATATTCCGGATATATGCCATAGGCCGCGAAGCCACCGCCCAAGCCGTTGGAGCGCTCTCTCATAAGAGCTATCGACTGTATTATATCGTTGCCGGAGAACCTTCGCCCGCTGCGGTCCATTATGCCGCTGACCGCACAGCCCGACGGTACCCTCTCGTATTTTTCCCTTAACATCCATAAAACCCCCTCAACGGATTATGAATTTTATTTATCAAGCATCATGCATTTATAAAAACGTAAACAAATGCATTTACTCATATAGCCGCATTTAACTGATTATATATTAAGGATATAATGAGTTAAATGCATAATTTTAATCTAAAACTTGCATAAAAGGGTTAAAATTAAGCGCCTCATCAGAACATACTCAAATGTTCTAATGACGCGCCGAACAAATCTATCTCTGCGCACTTGATCACGCCATTGTGTTCAAGTAATAATATTTTAACATGCAAAACGTAGAAATGCAAATATTTTTTTCAGACTTCTGCAATTCGTAATATATAACTGAAACGGGTGATATAAAGCGAGGTATATATGCCAAGCCTGTAGCAGGCATAGGCTTTATATCATTGCACGCGCTGAATTTGTTATATTACGAATTACAGTTCAGGCTTTTTAGGGTACGTTTGCCATTATGCGTGTGAATCCCTCTGCTTATTGGCAAATCGTTCCAACGCCTCCTCAAGATTCAAAACATCGGCCATATCATAAACGCCCTTTCGTCCGACAATAAATTTAGCTGCTTTAATAGCCCCTTTGGCAAATGCAGAGCGAGTAAAAGACTGATGCATTATCTCCACGCTATCTTCGTCGCTGGCAAACATTACCTTATGTACGCCAACTATACCACCGGCCCTGAGAGAATGTATGGGTATAATATTCGCTCCCCTTAAAGATATGGCGTCATTCTCAGTTAATATCTTAACACTATCCTCTATACCCCGCCCTTCGGATATGCTTTCCGCTATTTTTATAGCCGTACCGGATGGTATATCCTTTTTATCTTTAAAATGCTCTTCTATTATTTCTACATCATAATCATCCAATAATTGAGCTGCAATTTTGCACAAAAACTGTAACACATTTACACCAAGCGTAATATTAGGTGCTATAACCATACCTACCTTGTTTTGAACGGCTATGCTCCGAAGTTTCTGAAATTGTATATCGGTAAATCCTGTAGTTGCTATTACTGCATTTATCTTATTGCGTGCTAGCACTGTTGCATTCGTTATGCAAGCCTCTGGATTAGTGAAGTCTATCGCTACGTCAGGTTTAAAAATCCTTAATCCTTCATTTAGCAAGTTGCTGCCCATTACTTTTATGCCTGTCTCAGATATGCCTAATAGAGTTCCCACATCCTGTCCTATCTTATCACTGCCGGGCCTGCAAACGGCCATAACCAATTGAATATCCTTTCTCCCTATCATGTTCTTCGCTACTATCTTACCAGTTCTACCTAAACCTATCATACATGCTTTAACCATCTCTTACCTCCTTAAAATGACATTATTTGGACTTAAACATCGAATTTATATCCATATTATTACATCTAATGAGGAAAAATAAAACCGTGGAGTCAACCACGGCTTTATTATCATATAATCATATCACCGTTCACTCCCTTTCAACGCTTACGAGGTTAGCTGACAGGCTCGAGCTGAAAGAGTTGCTCTATCCTTTCGGAATACGCCTCATATTATCCTAATGGGTCCCCCGTTTTCCTATATTCAGGAAATTAAGCGAATCAAACTTGAGATGTTTATATTTTAATATTTTTCAGTGCTGATGTCAAGCAAATGTTACCTATAATTGGTATGGAAAGTCTTATATTATAGCCATAACATAAGTCCGAAAAAGGCGTTGCTATATGCAACGCCTTTTTAGTATGAGTCTTATACAGCCACTACTTCTTTTACCTCAGGTACGCTCTCTTTAAGCGTTTCCTCTATACCCTGTTTCAATGTCATCAGAGCAAACGGGCATGCGCCGCAAGCCCCGGTCAATTTGACCTTTACTACACCGTCACTTGCCACATCGACTAATTCCACATCGCCACCGTCAGCCTTTAAAGCCGGGCGTATTTTTTCCAATGCTGCTTCTACTTTTTCTTTCATAGGATTTATCCTCCTCTGCATAAAATAATCGGTCAGCATATATCGCTATATCGCTGTATGGGTATTATATCATACAAAACCTATCATTTCAATTATATTTTTATCTCACAACAATATTTACCAACTTATCCGGCACAGACACAACCTTTATGATGTTTTTATCAGCTATAGACGCCGCTACCTTAGACGACTGCATAGCCAGGATTTTCATTTTGTCCTCATCGGCCCCGGCAGGCATCATAACCTTATCGCGCACCTTGCCATTTACTTGCACCACCACCTCTACCTGCTGTTTTACCAGGGCATCGGCATCGTATATCGGCCATGCTTGCAGGTAAAGCGGAGCACCATGACCCGTCCTATGCCACATTTCCTCGGAAATATGTGGTACAAACGGAGCCAACAACAACAACAACGTTTCTACGGCTTCCATCATAACAGTCGATGGACTATCAGCAGTATCACTCTGATACATGGCATTAACCATTTCCATTATAGCACTTATAGCGGTATTGAAGTTATAGCGTTCGGCTATATCATCGCTGACCTTCTTTATAGTGTAGTTTATGATATAGCGCAACTCTTTATCCCCATCGCTTATTAAATCGGTTTCAGGCTTTCCATTTTCTACCCACTCTTTTACAGCATCGGCATATTGATCCACCAATCTCCATACGCGGTTCAAAAAGCGAAAGCATCCTTCTACGCTTTGATCGCTCCATTCCAAATCCCTTTCGGGTGGCGCGGCAAACAGTATAAACAGGCGTGCCGTATCCGCACCGTATTTATCCACTATGTCTTCCGGGCTTACTATATTGCCTTTGGATTTGGACATCTTGGAACCATCCTTGAGCACCATACCTTGGGTCAACAAATTGACAAATGGCTCATTCACATCTACTAGCCCCAAATCATGCAATACTTTGGTAAAGAAGCGCGAATATAAAAGATGAAGTATTGCGTGCTCTACGCCGCCCACGTATTGATCCACCGGCATCCAATATGATGCCTTCTCTTTGTTGAATGCCTCTTTATCATTCCTCGGATCGGTGTAGCGCAAATAATACCATGAGGAACATACAAATGTGTCCATGGTATCGACTTCACGCCGTGCTGGACCGCCGCATATGGGACATTTGGTATTCACGAAGCTTTCTGATGTAGTAAGCGGCGATTGGCCTGTCCCTGTAAATACTACATCGGTAGGCAGCATAACCGGCAATTGGTCCTCGGGCACTGGCACCTCGCCGCATTTTTCGCAATACACTATCGGTATAGGCGCACCCCAGTATCGCTGCCGCGATATAAGCCAGTCTCTAAGCTTATAAGTTGTTTTGCGTCGACCTAGCCCGTTTTCTTCCATATAACTTATGACACGCTCTATACCGTCTCGATTATCAAAGCCATTAAATTGACCTGAATTTATCATGATGCCGTCATCCTCATAGGCCTGCTCCAGGTCAAAATCCTGTGCGGCATCAGCCGGTTTTATAACAGGCACTATGGGTAATCCATATTTCTTTGCAAACTCAAAATCCCTGCCATCATGAGCCGGCACACCCATCACTGCACCGGTACCGTATTCCATCAGCACATAATTGGCTGTATATATAGGTATACGTGCGCCGTTCATAGGATTTATAGCATATCGGCCGATAAATACGCCCTCTTTTTCGGCTTCGGTCGATGTGCGGGTTATTTCATCGAGTGCTTCTATCTTCTTTTGAAAGTCCTTAACCTGTTTATAATATGGTGTTTTCTTTGCTAATTTTTCTATCAGAGGATGCTCCGGTGCCAACACTACAAACGATACGCCGAATATGGTATCAGGTCTGGTGGTAAATACTGTGATTTTTTCGTTCTTTACATCCTCTATACTGAAGATAACCTCGGCGCCGTAGCTCTTGCCTATCCAGTTACGCTGCATGCTTTTGACCTTATCTGGCCAACCGTCCAGTTTATCTATATCCTGAAGCAACCTTTCAGCATAATCGGTAATTTTGAAAAACCACTGCTCCAAATCCTTTTTACCTACCGGCGTAC encodes:
- a CDS encoding 4Fe-4S dicluster domain-containing protein; protein product: MKRVYALEEYCVGCRLCEINCIVAHSQSKDIIWAFKVENPRPLPGILVEEAKPVSFGLQCRHCDDAACIKSCITGAMHRDERGAVACNTDKCVGCWTCIMACPYGAIKRNENGDKVVSKCDLCPELPQPACVSHCPNEALIYVNRG
- a CDS encoding HD-GYP domain-containing protein, producing MSTESLHRIFVKTEDLRPGMILNEDVSLEFGAVLIPKDTEITQRMIKRLQMLDIKGVYVLSSDANLPQESASQDVLKEVYDNAHNVIKNTMDNVRHNGRVDIASTMNVVEEIVDKINNCTDIVRGLQELRTESEYTYKHCVDVAILCGLMGRWLKASDRSLLHLVYAGFMHDIGKAKIPLDILNKPDKLTQKEFAVMKNHPLYGYDIMSKSGKFDKNIYYGVLFHHEREDGSGYPFGLNAPKIPLVAKIVAVMDTYDAMISQRPYKDHYSPYYVIDVLQWNCIGKLDLDIVRTFISHIIDLFVGDNVELSNGEIGRVVYLDKALPTRPLIELENGSFVDLREHYELYIKDVL
- a CDS encoding NAD(P)/FAD-dependent oxidoreductase, encoding MEYVIIGNSAAAVGAVEGIRQVDDAGNITVISEEPYYAYSRPLISYLLAGTVDDKKMAYRDAGFYEDNDVSLLLGVKAVSIDTAGKQVLLSDGKTVTYDRLLIATGGKPFVPPTKGSDKKGVYTFIKRDDAEQLKAIAKPGKKAVVIGGGLIGLKAAEGLVKCGVSVTVVELADRILSTILDEQAAAMVQEVLEEHGINIILNNTVTEVIGDDRASGVILKNGDSIECDMIITAIGVRPNTDVVANTDISINRGIKVDDHMCSDINDVYAAGDVAEAYDIVYEDQRVTPIWPNAYIQGEVAGRNMAGDDVAFDGGFARNSIAFFGLPMITAGIIKPTGDDYEVASVIQPDKKVYKKAVFKDNRLVGFIRLTDIDRAGILTGLIKDKIDVTAFKNKLLDEDFGFVYMPKSYRKEKLLGVKRK
- a CDS encoding ANTAR domain-containing response regulator, encoding MDGKDIFVAEHEPQELEKIKRYLADSEYHIIDCATDGPSAIRKVRMIHPDLVLVDFDLPVTGGLEVAKISEEDHIAPALVMAPISQSTFIDIHCGQWDFAYINKPFTKLALLQAMQLVAISYRRISRLEQEVAKLKDDLEARKDVERAKGILMEVLNLSEKEAFRKMQKQSMDKGMPMRDIARAIIVAYETGK
- the glnA gene encoding type I glutamate--ammonia ligase, which translates into the protein MMPKYSKEDVMRIAVEQDVMFIRLQFTDIFGVLKNVAITVNELDKALNNEIMFDGSSIEGFVRIEESDMYLRPDPSSFAIFPWRPNEGKVARLICDVYNPDGTPFQGCPRNVLKKALDEAAQMGYGMSVGPECEFFLFLTDAEGKPTTVTHDNAGYFDLAPVDLGEDARRDMCLTLQQMGFEIEASHHEVAPGQHEIDFKYDDALSTADKVMTFKMVVRTIAKRHGLHATFMPKPVFGINGSGMHTNQSLSKEGKNAFDDPSGPLGLSQEAYYYIGGLMKHAKAMAAITNPTVNSYKRLVPGYEAPVYIAWSPKNRSPLIRVPAKRGAATRVELRNPDPTANPYLALAVMLKAGLDGIKNKIQPPASVDENIFHMNDGARVERGIDSLPGSLDEALKEMDKDPLIRETLGEHIYTKYVEAKMLEWDEYRTKISQWEIDRYISQF
- a CDS encoding NAD(P)-dependent malic enzyme, giving the protein MNIQEEALKLHEELKGKLEIAPKAKVESAYDLSLAYTPGVAEPCNKIHENRDDVYKYTVKGNTIAVVTDGTAVLGLGDIGPEAGLPVMEGKAVLFKTFGNVDAFPICLATKDVEEIVKTVKLISPGFGGINLEDISAPRCFEIEDRLKAELDIPVFHDDQHGTAVVVLAAMINALKLTGKVMEDLSVVINGAGAAGVAIAKLLMKMGLKDVVLCDRQGAIYEGREGLNDIKRQMATITNLDNKKGNLADIIKGADVFIGVSSPGVLTADMVRSMAPEPMVFAMANPVPEIFPDDAKGAGARIVGTGRSDFPNQINNVLAFPGIFRGALDVRARQINDEMKIAAAYAIAESVSVNELKENFIIPYAFNKNVAARVANAVADAAQKTGVAARF